From a region of the Gemmatimonadota bacterium genome:
- the arsM gene encoding arsenite methyltransferase, translating to MESGKQTKHQKKIRDGYGRIARDPGSCLPGGSCCGESTNAAVEKSVEIGYEAGDLSAIPSDAILGLGCGNPLLEATPAQGEIVLDLGSGGGIDAFLAARAVGPEGRIIGVDMTSEMLERARANAERIGASNVEFREGTIEQLPVTDEEVDLVVSNCVINLSEDKDAVFREAFRVLKPGGRISVSDIICDDELDDEFRANVGNHVACLAGAVTEGAYTGAIRSAGFVEVRVTRSAAWSGPETKGHSFRSLSVVAEKASG from the coding sequence ATGGAGTCCGGCAAGCAGACGAAGCACCAGAAGAAGATCCGCGACGGTTACGGGAGGATCGCCCGTGATCCGGGGAGCTGTCTCCCCGGCGGGTCGTGCTGCGGAGAGTCCACGAACGCCGCAGTGGAGAAGTCCGTGGAGATCGGATACGAGGCGGGGGATCTCTCCGCGATTCCCTCCGACGCCATTCTGGGACTCGGCTGCGGGAATCCGCTTCTGGAGGCCACCCCGGCCCAAGGGGAGATCGTGCTGGATCTGGGGTCGGGCGGCGGGATCGATGCGTTCCTTGCGGCCCGCGCGGTCGGTCCCGAGGGCCGGATCATCGGCGTGGACATGACTTCGGAGATGCTGGAGCGGGCGCGTGCGAACGCCGAACGGATCGGTGCGTCGAATGTGGAGTTTCGCGAGGGAACCATCGAGCAGCTTCCCGTCACGGACGAAGAGGTGGACCTCGTCGTCTCCAACTGCGTGATCAACCTCTCCGAGGACAAGGATGCGGTCTTCAGGGAGGCGTTTCGCGTGTTGAAGCCGGGGGGGCGGATCAGCGTCTCCGACATCATCTGCGATGACGAACTCGACGACGAGTTCCGGGCGAATGTGGGGAACCATGTGGCCTGTCTCGCGGGAGCCGTGACGGAGGGGGCGTACACGGGCGCGATCCGGTCGGCGGGCTTCGTCGAGGTTCGCGTCACGCGTTCCGCCGCATGGAGCGGCCCGGAGACGAAGGGGCACTCCTTCCGAAGCCTCTCCGTCGTGGCGGAGAAGGCATCGGGCTGA
- a CDS encoding thioredoxin domain-containing protein, which produces MFPAVVLCVLCVIGCRAGGGPEGEEAVQTSPTEMNRLAHETSPYLLQHADNPVDWYPWGEEAFAAAAESGKPVLVSIGYSSCHWCHVMEHECFEDAEIAALMNELFICIKVDREERPDVDEIYMTAVQMMGLSTGWPLNVFLTAQGRPFYGGTYFPPVRAYQQPGWPDVLRDIARTYRDEGEKIAGQAQQIADALERISRSTASTGLPGDEIAGKVVEESISSFDAENGGFGGAPKFPPHQGIRFLLRAYHRTGNTQALEMADATLRKMAAGGIRDHLGGGFHRYSVDEKWLVPHFEKMLYDNAQLAREYTEAFQVTGDPFHADIAREILDYVLREMTEESGGFRSATDADSEGREGVFFLWKRSEIEALLGADAEWFCRAYGVTREGNFRDPHHPVAEGEEGLTVLHEAVSVADLARDSGRGEAEIAETLARGRSVLFEARKSRIYPGLDDKVLAAWNGLMISSMACAGRVLDEPRYVEAAERAAHFVLTEMRTESGRLLRTHRGGDSRIPAFLKDHAFFAEALLDLYETTFDPRWLIEAKRTADDMERLFGDAEAGGWFHTASDGETLIARMKSPSDGAVPGGNGAAVRVFLRLSVLLGDSSYAERADAAFRLFRESIERRPGGTMGLVLGLDMRLHEDGEIAVVGDLDAPETRALLRTIHHRFLPGTALAHCAPGGEGESEGLTPLLTGKTLVEGKPAAFVCRNYACRVPATTVEDLEEQLAGI; this is translated from the coding sequence GTGTTTCCGGCAGTTGTGCTCTGCGTCTTGTGCGTGATCGGATGCCGTGCCGGGGGTGGCCCGGAAGGAGAGGAGGCCGTGCAGACTTCACCGACGGAGATGAACCGACTGGCTCATGAAACGAGCCCGTATCTCCTTCAGCACGCGGACAATCCGGTGGACTGGTATCCCTGGGGAGAAGAGGCCTTCGCGGCCGCCGCCGAGAGCGGGAAGCCGGTGCTTGTGTCCATCGGGTATTCATCATGCCACTGGTGCCATGTGATGGAGCACGAGTGCTTCGAGGATGCGGAGATTGCCGCGCTCATGAATGAGCTTTTCATCTGCATCAAGGTGGACCGCGAGGAGCGGCCGGATGTGGACGAAATCTACATGACCGCCGTCCAGATGATGGGGTTGAGCACGGGGTGGCCCCTGAATGTCTTCCTCACGGCACAGGGGAGGCCCTTCTATGGCGGCACCTACTTCCCGCCGGTTCGTGCGTATCAGCAGCCCGGGTGGCCGGATGTGCTGCGCGACATCGCAAGGACCTACCGCGACGAGGGAGAGAAGATCGCCGGCCAGGCGCAGCAGATTGCCGACGCGCTGGAGCGGATCTCGCGGAGCACGGCCAGCACCGGCCTTCCTGGGGACGAGATCGCCGGGAAGGTCGTGGAAGAGTCGATCTCATCCTTCGACGCGGAGAACGGCGGCTTCGGAGGCGCCCCGAAGTTCCCGCCTCATCAGGGCATTCGGTTCCTTCTCCGCGCATACCATCGGACCGGGAACACGCAGGCTCTGGAGATGGCGGACGCCACACTCCGCAAGATGGCGGCCGGGGGGATCAGGGACCATCTGGGCGGCGGATTCCATCGCTATTCGGTCGACGAGAAGTGGCTCGTCCCGCATTTCGAGAAGATGCTCTACGACAATGCGCAGCTTGCCCGCGAGTACACCGAGGCCTTTCAGGTCACCGGCGACCCGTTCCATGCGGACATTGCGCGGGAGATTCTGGATTATGTGCTTCGCGAAATGACGGAGGAGTCCGGCGGCTTCCGCAGCGCGACGGATGCGGACTCCGAGGGCCGGGAGGGCGTCTTCTTCCTGTGGAAGCGGTCCGAGATCGAGGCGTTGCTCGGGGCGGACGCGGAGTGGTTCTGCCGTGCCTATGGCGTGACGCGGGAGGGGAACTTCCGCGACCCTCACCACCCCGTCGCCGAGGGCGAGGAGGGACTGACCGTCCTGCACGAAGCCGTGTCGGTGGCGGATCTCGCGCGGGACAGCGGGCGCGGCGAAGCGGAGATCGCGGAGACGCTGGCGCGAGGCCGCTCGGTGCTTTTCGAGGCGCGAAAATCCCGCATCTACCCCGGGCTTGACGACAAGGTTCTGGCGGCATGGAACGGCCTCATGATCTCGTCGATGGCTTGCGCGGGGCGTGTCCTGGACGAGCCGCGATATGTGGAAGCGGCCGAGCGCGCCGCACACTTCGTGCTGACCGAAATGCGCACGGAAAGCGGGCGCCTTCTGCGGACGCATCGCGGCGGAGATTCACGAATCCCCGCATTCCTGAAGGACCACGCGTTCTTCGCCGAGGCGTTGCTGGACCTGTACGAGACCACTTTCGACCCGCGCTGGCTCATCGAAGCGAAGCGCACCGCGGACGATATGGAGCGTTTGTTCGGAGATGCCGAGGCCGGGGGATGGTTCCACACCGCCTCGGACGGCGAAACGCTCATTGCGCGGATGAAGAGCCCTTCTGACGGAGCGGTGCCCGGCGGAAACGGCGCGGCGGTGCGTGTGTTCCTGCGGCTGTCCGTACTGCTGGGAGATTCCTCTTACGCGGAGAGGGCGGACGCCGCCTTCCGTCTCTTCCGTGAGTCGATAGAACGGCGGCCGGGCGGGACCATGGGGCTCGTTCTGGGACTGGACATGCGTTTGCACGAAGACGGGGAGATTGCGGTCGTCGGAGACCTGGACGCTCCGGAGACGCGCGCGCTCCTTCGCACGATTCACCACCGGTTCCTTCCCGGGACGGCGCTGGCGCATTGTGCGCCGGGCGGAGAGGGGGAGTCGGAAGGACTCACGCCACTCCTCACGGGGAAGACGCTGGTGGAGGGGAAGCCTGCGGCTTTCGTCTGTCGGAACTACGCATGCCGCGTGCCTGCAACCACAGTGGAAGATCTGGAAGAACAACTCGCGGGGATCTGA
- a CDS encoding ATP-binding cassette domain-containing protein: MIDVKNVSKSYGSTLALDRVSFSVAENQILGFLGPNGAGKSTAMKIITTYLAADEGRVTVGGVDVAEDPLAVRNRIGYLPETAPLYDDMRTVDYLEFVARARGLDGARLLGRLDWVYDAASIESVLFKNVHELSKGFRQRVGLAQALLHDPDILILDEPTSGLDPRQIIDIRNLIASLAKTKTVIFSSHILAEIDAVTERIVIINEGRIVADGLVEELRRSAMKETRCIVRFPDAGEVARTALAEVEGVQSVEPAPDEAEGAWVVTSPLDTDLRTGINALARARGWDLLELRPETPTLERAFIRLTGKEVDA, encoded by the coding sequence ATGATTGATGTCAAGAATGTCTCCAAGTCTTACGGGTCCACGCTTGCGCTGGACCGCGTCAGCTTCTCGGTCGCGGAGAACCAGATTCTGGGTTTCCTCGGACCGAACGGCGCTGGCAAGAGCACGGCGATGAAGATTATCACCACCTACCTGGCCGCGGATGAGGGCCGGGTGACGGTGGGCGGCGTGGATGTCGCGGAAGATCCGCTGGCGGTCAGAAACCGGATCGGCTATCTGCCGGAGACGGCCCCGCTCTATGACGACATGCGCACCGTGGACTACCTGGAGTTCGTCGCCCGGGCGCGCGGACTGGACGGAGCGCGCCTCCTGGGTCGGCTGGACTGGGTCTACGATGCCGCAAGCATCGAGAGCGTCCTCTTCAAGAATGTCCACGAACTCTCCAAGGGGTTCAGGCAGCGCGTGGGACTGGCCCAGGCGCTTCTTCACGATCCGGACATCCTGATTCTCGACGAGCCCACATCCGGACTCGATCCGCGGCAGATCATCGACATCCGGAATCTCATCGCCTCCCTTGCGAAGACGAAGACCGTCATCTTCTCTTCGCACATTCTGGCGGAGATCGATGCCGTGACCGAACGCATCGTGATCATCAACGAAGGCCGGATTGTGGCGGATGGGCTAGTAGAAGAACTGAGACGCTCCGCGATGAAAGAAACGCGCTGCATCGTCCGCTTCCCGGATGCCGGGGAGGTGGCGCGAACAGCACTTGCCGAAGTGGAAGGGGTCCAGTCCGTGGAACCCGCACCCGATGAAGCCGAGGGAGCATGGGTCGTCACCAGCCCGCTGGATACGGACCTCCGCACCGGGATCAACGCGCTCGCCCGCGCCCGCGGATGGGATCTTCTGGAACTGCGGCCGGAAACGCCCACGCTGGAGCGCGCCTTCATCCGGCTTACGGGAAAGGAGGTGGACGCCTGA
- a CDS encoding ABC transporter permease has product MRDITVIFRREFGAYFNSPIASIFIIVFLFLTSGFYANGFFLAGVVDMRDFFSSLPLFLIFFIPALTMRLWAEEQRLGTFELLMTLPMKPFHIVLGKYLAALLFYAIALGCTLTIPLTLAWIGSPDPGAIFCGYLGAFLLGGLYLSIGIFVSGLFKDQIAAFVLTLLACFFFFLSGTPFVAALLDGWIPGAGSFLQEAFGLARHFDGIQRGVIGVDNIVFFVSFSAAFLLLNTHSLEGRKY; this is encoded by the coding sequence ATGCGCGACATCACCGTCATCTTCCGCAGGGAGTTCGGAGCGTACTTCAACTCCCCCATCGCCAGCATCTTCATCATCGTGTTCCTCTTCCTGACGAGCGGCTTCTACGCCAACGGGTTCTTCCTGGCCGGAGTCGTGGACATGCGGGACTTCTTCAGCAGCCTTCCGCTGTTCCTCATTTTCTTCATTCCGGCTCTGACCATGCGGCTCTGGGCGGAAGAACAGCGCCTCGGAACATTCGAACTGCTCATGACGCTCCCCATGAAGCCGTTTCACATCGTGCTGGGGAAATACCTCGCGGCCCTTCTCTTCTACGCCATTGCGCTGGGCTGCACGCTCACCATTCCTCTCACCCTCGCGTGGATCGGATCCCCGGATCCCGGAGCCATCTTCTGCGGATACCTCGGGGCATTCCTGCTGGGTGGCCTGTATCTCTCCATCGGCATCTTCGTGTCGGGGCTCTTCAAGGACCAGATCGCCGCGTTCGTCCTCACGCTGCTCGCGTGCTTTTTCTTTTTCCTCTCCGGGACGCCGTTTGTGGCGGCGCTTCTGGACGGGTGGATTCCCGGGGCAGGCTCCTTCCTGCAGGAAGCGTTCGGGCTGGCCCGACACTTCGACGGCATCCAGCGCGGAGTGATCGGCGTGGATAATATCGTGTTCTTCGTCTCGTTCTCAGCGGCCTTCCTGCTGCTCAATACGCATTCACTCGAAGGCCGCAAGTACTAG
- a CDS encoding GldG family protein, whose product MFSKRIGFETGLVVGAVLLLGIAVFLNRTVSNLALGRFDLTENQIYTVSEGAKNILGRLEVPVQVKYFVTPAEEMPAGLTTLQQDVRDKLQELAITSGGNLEFQLVNPKETPELEEDLAAKGIRPFQVQSVDRDALALKLVYSALSIGYKDKAEEILPQVLPETLANLEYEILTAIVRTTRDMDPVIAVYSTRERPDPQLMQMYMQMGQAPPEPPDNFTAAREVLTGNGYDVRPVDLTEASPIPEEAATLLLLGVQELGERQRYEIAQFLRHGGRVILSAQALLYDYAPGSRGGFSISARAQASSANDLLSEYGVRVDDRILMDAQMATLAIPRTTNLGGLRFQVTEPVQAPMQIRVLGDGLSDDLPLTAGVPELLYLWGTRVTLDEEAQNAMELSSTTVLSGSAESWLLNRSAGLIEPADVNPTGHEPVPSPPLAVLVEGTFPDPWAEKPVPEWPEGAAAEDEAPEEMEPAGAELPPAPGKLLVTGCAKMFENMLLEQSAHALFLLNSVDALTLGEDLISIRAKRFDRRTFGEVSDGKKLAFRMINVALIPILAVAFALTRRTMRRRQSDEYAARYAASHGGS is encoded by the coding sequence GTGTTTTCCAAGAGAATCGGCTTTGAAACCGGGCTCGTGGTGGGCGCGGTCCTCCTTCTCGGGATCGCCGTGTTCCTCAATCGCACGGTGTCGAATCTGGCGCTCGGGCGTTTCGACCTGACCGAAAACCAGATCTACACCGTCTCCGAGGGCGCGAAGAACATCCTCGGTCGTCTGGAAGTGCCGGTGCAGGTGAAGTACTTTGTCACGCCCGCGGAAGAGATGCCGGCCGGGCTCACCACGCTTCAGCAGGATGTCCGCGACAAACTCCAGGAACTGGCGATCACCTCGGGCGGAAATCTGGAGTTCCAGCTGGTGAACCCGAAGGAAACTCCCGAACTGGAAGAGGACCTCGCGGCGAAGGGAATCCGTCCCTTCCAGGTGCAAAGCGTGGATCGGGACGCGCTGGCCCTGAAGCTCGTCTACAGCGCGCTCTCCATCGGCTACAAGGACAAAGCGGAGGAGATCCTCCCGCAAGTTCTTCCCGAGACGCTCGCCAATCTGGAGTACGAGATCCTCACGGCAATCGTCAGGACGACTCGCGACATGGATCCCGTGATCGCCGTCTACTCCACCCGGGAGCGGCCGGACCCGCAACTCATGCAGATGTACATGCAAATGGGGCAGGCCCCTCCGGAACCCCCGGACAACTTCACCGCCGCGCGGGAAGTCCTGACCGGAAACGGATACGATGTCCGCCCGGTGGACCTCACCGAGGCCAGTCCCATCCCCGAGGAGGCCGCGACGCTCCTCCTGCTCGGCGTGCAGGAACTCGGAGAGCGCCAGCGGTATGAGATCGCGCAGTTCCTTCGCCACGGCGGACGCGTGATCCTCTCTGCTCAGGCTCTCCTGTACGATTACGCGCCCGGGAGCCGCGGGGGATTCAGCATCTCCGCGCGAGCGCAGGCGTCCTCCGCAAACGACCTCCTTTCGGAATACGGCGTCCGCGTGGATGATCGCATTCTGATGGACGCGCAGATGGCCACGCTCGCCATTCCGCGAACAACCAATCTCGGCGGGCTCCGGTTTCAGGTGACGGAACCGGTGCAGGCTCCCATGCAGATTCGCGTGCTGGGCGATGGCTTGAGCGACGACCTGCCGCTCACCGCCGGTGTCCCCGAACTCCTGTACCTGTGGGGCACGCGGGTGACCCTGGACGAAGAGGCCCAGAACGCCATGGAGCTCTCCTCCACGACCGTTCTCTCCGGAAGCGCCGAGTCGTGGCTGCTGAATCGGAGCGCGGGGCTGATCGAACCGGCCGATGTAAACCCCACCGGACATGAGCCCGTCCCCTCCCCGCCGCTGGCCGTACTGGTGGAAGGGACCTTCCCCGACCCCTGGGCGGAAAAGCCGGTGCCGGAGTGGCCAGAGGGCGCCGCAGCGGAAGACGAAGCCCCGGAGGAGATGGAACCGGCCGGAGCGGAACTTCCACCCGCCCCCGGGAAGCTCCTGGTGACGGGGTGCGCCAAGATGTTCGAGAACATGCTTCTTGAGCAGTCAGCCCACGCGCTCTTCCTGCTCAACTCCGTGGACGCTCTGACGCTCGGCGAAGACCTGATCAGCATTCGCGCCAAGCGTTTTGATCGACGCACTTTCGGGGAAGTCTCCGACGGGAAGAAGCTCGCATTCCGTATGATCAATGTGGCGCTGATCCCCATACTTGCCGTGGCCTTCGCACTCACGCGCAGAACCATGAGGCGTCGCCAGTCGGACGAGTACGCCGCACGCTATGCGGCCTCTCACGGAGGATCCTGA